In Humulus lupulus chromosome 7, drHumLupu1.1, whole genome shotgun sequence, the following are encoded in one genomic region:
- the LOC133789947 gene encoding uncharacterized protein LOC133789947 — translation MLTIFSYKKTMSTVCEKPPTEPPLATSYEAEEKYANWMKFDRLARYCMLSTILDETKKKYIHYDSAHEMWRAMTEEVFAECHRLCQTRKNQNLEKEEETDEDFDSE, via the exons atgttgaccattttttcttataagaagacgATGTCAACAGtttgtgaaaaacctccaacagaaccacctctggctactagttatgaagcagaagaaaaatatgcaaattggatgaaattcgatcggttggcacgttattgcatgctttcaaccattcttgacgaaacaaagaaaaaatatatacactatgactcagcacatgagatgtggcgagcaatgacagaggaagtctttgctgagtgtcatcgtttatgtCAAACGagaaag AATCAGAACCTTGAAAAGGAGGAAGaaactgatgaggattttgatagcgagtaa